A segment of the Pirellulales bacterium genome:
AGCCAGCGACTTGGCCAACTCCTCAGCCTGATCCAAAATCAACGCGTCCATGCGTCACTCTCCGGGGTTTGGGAAAACGGGGTAGTATCACATTTCCGCCCGTGACACAATATTCAGGACAGGGCCGAAGAAACCCTACCTAGCATTTCCGATGCGCGGGCAGTTCGAGCAGCAGTTGAATTCCTATCAACTCGAAGAACTCGGTTACGGCAAAAACGGCCAAACAGTGATGGCCGAAGTCATCGGAGATTTCTTTTATCGTCTGCCCGATTACCAGCGCCGACTGGAAGACTATCGTGCCGGCGACAATCGCGAAATTAAAACGAAGCTCGACGAACTATTGGCCAACGATTGCCGGCTGGTGAAGCAATATCATGAGGCACGAAAGTGACATGAGTCTCGTCCAAAAAACGATTTGCTTGCTTGTTTTAGAATACAGCCCGCCTGCCCGATGAATACTACCCGCGAAGTATTCCTCGGGCGAGAACGGGCGTAGATCACCGATGGTTGAAGGCTATCGTGGTGCAACCAGATCTCTTTCGCTCCAGCGCCGAACTGGCGGAAACTGGCGCAATGATTCGTTTTGAAGACGCTCAAAAACCTCCTGCCGGTGAATCGGAACTTCGAGTGGGGCTTCGATTCCAATTCGAATTCGATCCCCCTTAAGTTCGATGATCGTTACTTCAATAACCCCACCGATGACAATTTTTTCGCCGCGTTTTCTGGATAATACCAACATGCTTGTACCCTCCATGGCAATGGTTCATGGCTCGAAAGCGACCACTTTGGTAGGATCTAAATCGTGAAAATGTTCAAAAAACGCAATTTCTCTGTCGCATCACTCGTAGTGCAACTTCCGGGCCGCAACCGCCGCCGCTTGCGAAACAGGCTCGCTTCAGTCGCGGAATTGTGTCGCGAGCGACTATCACCGGAGCTTGCCTGTCGATCAATGTCGTGAAGCTTTTGGCAATGTAAATGTCCTCTCAGGGCGTTCGTCAATAGCTAGCTCTCGTTCCCAGCCGCAATCGGCGAAATGTGCTAGCACGCTCCATGATTTGGATGTCCTTACTACTCGCATCCTGCCCGGCGGCAATTTTGACGGATACCGTTTCAAAACCAAAGGCTGACCGGAAATTTGAATGCCAACTGGACTGCAAGCGAAATTGCCATCGACGGCGAGTTGCTGATCGCCGACCATCATGGCAGTGACCGCTCGGGTTTTACATTCTGGAGCCGAACCTGGACAATGCCGCGCAGGTAATTTATTCGCGGCGATTGAGCGAAAGCGGGTTGTTTCGCTGAGATGCCAAGTATGAAATGGAAACGGGCGTAATTCCTTATTCGGTTAATTCACCGTTGTGGTCGGATGGTGTCTAATTAGAGCGATTTCTGGCCCTGCCGCCTGGAAATTGAAGAAAACAATCCGTCGTCCCACCGCTGGATCGAAACCCGTTTCTTCACCAAACAAGACGGCGAGTTGATCCGGTAATGGATCGCCGCGATGCCACCCGCCCAGGAGGCGCGATGAAGCCGACCCGCGTTCGCTACGGCGTAATGGCATTCTTGTGCGCGCTTTCGTTTTTGACCTATTACGATCGCGTTTGCATCATGCGCGCGCAACAGGATATTCAGAAAGACCTCGATTTGAGCGATCCTGACATGGGAAAGGTGCTCGGTGCATTTTTCTTGGCCTATGCCTTGTTTGAAATGCCAAGCGGCTGGCTGGGGGACCGGTATGGTGCTCGCGGCACATTGACAAGGATTGTCTTGGCCTGGTCGTTCTTTACGGTGATGACGGGGGCGGCGACCGGATTTGGCATGCTCTATCTTGCGCGGTTCCTGTTCGGCGTCGGCGAGGCTGGGGCCTTTCCGAATATGGCTCGCGTTCAAGGCCGTTGGCTGCCGCTTGCTGAGCGCGGTCGAGCAGGAGGGCTGCTGTGGTTGTCGGCGCGGTGGGGAGGCGCGTTTTCTCCACTGATTTTTGGCAGCCTGCTGGCGCTGTTTGACTCCAGGTGGTTTCGCGGGCTGCTCGCGATGGCGTCGCCGGGATTCCAAGAGATACCCTCGTGGCGGCTTGGTTTTTCCGTCGCCGGACTGTTTGGTGTGATCTGGTGCGTATTGTTTTATCTTTGGTTTCGCGACGATCCGGCAGACAAGCCCAGTGTTAACGCGGCCGAACTGACCCTGATCCGACCAGATTCAGCGGCGGTGGAACATTTATCACATCATGCGCCCAAAATCTGGCGGCCGCTCGTGCGCAGCCGCAGCCTGTGGGCCTTGGCGATCTACTATATTTGCGGCAGCATTGGCTGGTCGTTCTTCATCACCTGGTTGCCGCGATTTCTCAAAGACGTCCACAAAGTCGATTTCAATCAGTCGGAACTCGCCAGTGGACTGCCGCTATTTTGCGGCGGCATTGCCTGTTTGGCGGGCGGCATTGTTTCGGATCGACTGGTGCGATGGACCGGCCGCATATATTTCGGACGAGCCATTTGCCCCATTGGCGGAACACTCACCGCCGCCGCCGCAATGCTGCTGGTGCCGAAGGCTAGCAGTGTTCCCCAGGCCGTTGCGCTGATGTGCCTTGCCTCGGCCGCGTTTGATTTTGGACAGGCGGCCAACTGGGCGACGATGGTCGACATCGGCGGCAAACACGCTGGCACGTCCACGGGGTTCATCAATATGGTCGGCAATTTGAGCGGCGCGATTGCCCCGTGGTTGGCTGCGGAAATCTTCGACGGGCTCGGCTGGCCAACCCTGTTCACCGTCTATGCCGCGATGTTTATCGCCGCCGGTGCAATGTGGATGTTGATCGATCCCAAGAAGCGTTTTTACGAGGATGCAACGGACGAGAGTCGAAAGTAGTTGTCCGTTCGATGCGCGGGAGCAATCGTGCTACATCCCAGAACTTTCGGAGGCTGGCGGGGGTAGTTTTTAGGTTGCTTGTGCCGGGGCATATTCGGCTACTTTCTTGTAGGTTATTCGCGATGATGCACCGAACCCATGGTTGGCTCGGATTGTCGTAACCTGCTGTCATTCCTGAAGGCCTAGCTATATAAATGTCAAATGGCTCAATCGAACGCCCCAGCTAGAGACGCTCTTGCCAAGCCCGAAATCATTTCCACCGGTGAAGCCATTGGTTTTTTGCCGGCGCGCGATTCGGCCGGCAAACCGATTACCGTGATCGGCACACCCGCGATTCGCGACGGATTCGATGCGAGTTGCTTGCAGCAGGCGCTCAATAGCCGCGGCGCGCCGGGTGTCACCGATTTGGTGCTGAATCCCGATGCGCACTGCGGCTACGGCGCGCCGGTGGGCTGTGTGTTGGTCTCGCCGACGCATATCTACCCAGGGCCGGTCGGCGTCGACATCAAGTGCTCGATGAGTCTGTTGCAGTTGGATGTGCCGGCGGAGGCGATTGTCGACCGGCCGGTGCGGCGCGCGCTGATGAACGCCGTTGGCGAGCGCACCCCAACAGGACCAGGCCGCGGTCAGCGCAGCGTGGCTAAGGCGCGACGGGTCAGCGAACCATTAGGGCGGCAGGTAGCGATCGAAGGAGCTTCGAAATCGGTTTGCGAAGCG
Coding sequences within it:
- the csrA gene encoding carbon storage regulator CsrA; the encoded protein is MLVLSRKRGEKIVIGGVIEVTIIELKGDRIRIGIEAPLEVPIHRQEVFERLQNESLRQFPPVRRWSERDLVAPR
- a CDS encoding MFS transporter produces the protein MKPTRVRYGVMAFLCALSFLTYYDRVCIMRAQQDIQKDLDLSDPDMGKVLGAFFLAYALFEMPSGWLGDRYGARGTLTRIVLAWSFFTVMTGAATGFGMLYLARFLFGVGEAGAFPNMARVQGRWLPLAERGRAGGLLWLSARWGGAFSPLIFGSLLALFDSRWFRGLLAMASPGFQEIPSWRLGFSVAGLFGVIWCVLFYLWFRDDPADKPSVNAAELTLIRPDSAAVEHLSHHAPKIWRPLVRSRSLWALAIYYICGSIGWSFFITWLPRFLKDVHKVDFNQSELASGLPLFCGGIACLAGGIVSDRLVRWTGRIYFGRAICPIGGTLTAAAAMLLVPKASSVPQAVALMCLASAAFDFGQAANWATMVDIGGKHAGTSTGFINMVGNLSGAIAPWLAAEIFDGLGWPTLFTVYAAMFIAAGAMWMLIDPKKRFYEDATDESRK